A genomic region of Saprospiraceae bacterium contains the following coding sequences:
- a CDS encoding IS66 family transposase, with translation MDYKAIIAEKDAIIAAQNDFIKKLQEQTSSRIGQLEYELAQLKKLIFGSKQERFIGQVNTNQLSLFNTEEQTNISDPAGQKQHIEYDRNSTKKHPGRTELPDHLPIEEVLIEPQEDTTGMVKIGEEITETLEYTPASLVKKRTIRPKYAKPDGNGVVIGKLPSRPIPKAIAESSLLSHILVSKFIDHLPFYRQIQRFKREYQWEVSDSTINEWFVAVCTLLHPLYEALQRKVISSAYLQVDESPIKVLDQDKPGSTHQGYQWVYYSPQTKLVFFNYRKGRGQHGPKEILLNYQGILQTNGWQVYDKFAEVPGITLVGCLAHARRQFHEAVQTHKLSSEQALEIIQRIYAIERDGNNLPPTERKMYRDQKLIPIWNELRSWIDVQLNTDVEPKSALGKALTYINKQWPKLTRILDHGQVELDNNLIENKIRPLALGRKNYLFAGSHDAAQRIAMMYSFFGSCKAHDANPYEWLRSILDKIPRPSYRNWNGSYLVLGCSWSEGYNISTITDFEINILRRIQKVTI, from the coding sequence ATGGATTACAAAGCAATTATTGCCGAAAAGGATGCAATCATTGCAGCGCAGAATGACTTTATTAAAAAACTCCAGGAACAAACATCAAGTCGCATTGGGCAACTGGAATATGAATTAGCACAACTTAAGAAATTGATCTTTGGAAGTAAGCAAGAACGCTTCATTGGTCAAGTCAATACAAATCAACTTTCTCTTTTTAACACAGAGGAACAAACCAACATATCAGATCCGGCTGGACAAAAGCAACACATTGAGTATGACCGCAACAGTACAAAGAAACATCCGGGTCGAACGGAACTTCCGGATCATTTGCCTATTGAAGAAGTGCTGATTGAACCACAAGAAGACACCACCGGAATGGTAAAAATCGGAGAAGAGATTACGGAGACATTGGAATATACACCGGCCAGCCTGGTAAAGAAAAGAACGATCCGTCCTAAATATGCAAAACCTGATGGCAATGGAGTGGTGATTGGTAAATTGCCATCACGTCCAATACCTAAGGCCATCGCAGAATCAAGTTTATTGTCGCATATACTGGTATCAAAATTTATCGATCATCTTCCTTTTTACCGACAGATCCAACGGTTCAAAAGAGAGTATCAATGGGAAGTAAGCGATAGTACGATCAATGAGTGGTTCGTTGCTGTATGTACTTTGCTACATCCGCTGTATGAAGCATTGCAACGTAAAGTAATATCGAGCGCTTATTTACAGGTAGATGAATCGCCGATAAAAGTTCTGGATCAGGATAAACCCGGTAGTACGCATCAGGGCTATCAGTGGGTATATTATTCACCACAAACTAAACTTGTATTCTTCAATTATCGAAAAGGCCGTGGACAACATGGCCCAAAAGAAATATTGTTGAACTACCAAGGTATACTTCAGACAAACGGTTGGCAGGTGTATGATAAATTTGCAGAAGTTCCCGGTATTACACTCGTGGGTTGCCTTGCACATGCAAGAAGACAGTTCCATGAGGCTGTCCAAACGCACAAGCTCAGCAGTGAGCAAGCCCTTGAAATTATACAACGAATCTATGCTATCGAGCGAGATGGAAATAATCTACCACCTACAGAACGCAAAATGTATCGCGACCAAAAACTTATTCCTATATGGAATGAGTTGCGTAGCTGGATCGATGTTCAACTGAATACTGATGTGGAACCCAAAAGTGCATTAGGCAAAGCACTAACTTACATTAATAAGCAATGGCCAAAGTTGACCCGAATTCTCGATCATGGTCAGGTAGAGTTGGACAATAATCTGATTGAAAATAAAATTCGGCCACTCGCTCTGGGACGTAAAAATTATCTCTTTGCGGGGTCCCATGATGCAGCACAGCGTATTGCAATGATGTACTCCTTCTTTGGCTCTTGTAAAGCTCATGATGCAAACCCATATGAGTGGCTCAGGTCAATCTTGGATAAGATACCGAGACCAAGTTATCGGAATTGGAATGGCTCCTACCTGGTGCTGGGATGTAGTTGGTCGGAGGGATACAATATATCCACAATTACAGATTTCGAAATTAACATTCTGCGTCGAATCCAAAAAGTCACCATATGA
- a CDS encoding T9SS type A sorting domain-containing protein, whose amino-acid sequence MVANPGGSLDGYSVSIYFLKVTDDVEADWSNFEGTGGITSPSVEILSAESFTGTTEQNFQMIEVDLTDFNTGDPGIVLKQNARYFIGSEHPPTPTGAVPIFHAISNEKSYNAQSFSTFVVDAAGEWFNGFQGINTPIQELVIDLCVKTDDKPLAENVMQIYPNPVMDNVLRVSLNFEKPTDANITIAQLDGRIVGFDSHKAIEKSIIPIPTTELKAGTYLVRVSTEEGTSTKKFTVVK is encoded by the coding sequence ATGGTAGCCAATCCTGGAGGTTCTTTAGATGGTTATTCCGTTTCAATTTATTTCCTAAAAGTTACAGATGATGTTGAAGCCGACTGGTCCAATTTTGAAGGCACCGGTGGTATTACTTCACCTTCTGTAGAAATTTTATCTGCAGAATCTTTCACAGGTACAACAGAACAGAATTTCCAAATGATTGAAGTAGACTTGACAGACTTTAATACAGGTGATCCTGGTATCGTTTTAAAACAAAACGCTCGTTATTTTATTGGTTCAGAACATCCACCAACACCTACAGGCGCAGTTCCAATTTTCCACGCTATCAGTAACGAGAAAAGTTACAATGCTCAGTCGTTTTCAACTTTTGTTGTGGATGCTGCTGGAGAATGGTTTAACGGATTCCAAGGTATCAATACACCAATTCAGGAATTGGTTATTGACTTGTGTGTGAAGACTGATGACAAACCACTTGCAGAAAACGTTATGCAAATTTATCCTAACCCAGTTATGGATAATGTATTAAGAGTGTCTTTGAATTTTGAAAAACCAACGGATGCAAACATTACAATTGCACAATTGGATGGAAGAATCGTAGGATTCGACAGCCATAAAGCAATAGAAAAAAGCATCATTCCAATTCCAACTACGGAATTGAAAGCAGGAACTTACCTGGTTCGCGTTTCGACTGAAGAAGGTACTTCAACTAAAAAATTCACAGTTGTGAAATAA
- a CDS encoding 3-deoxy-D-manno-octulosonic acid transferase: MLVAYRILSFLYFKAIRLAAFFLPDAKAFVEGRKNWELGFTNFNARYPLHERPRLWVHAASLGELEQGRELIEKIRSEFPDYLLILSFFSPSGYQKRKDYDQVDYVCYFPSDIGADVNNFLDLLNPQLVIFIKYEFWFTTLSQLHKRNIPYFFIAAIFRKNHYLLRPFFRSLLRKVMQAKHVFLQDEQSKAYLLSKGYMHSTVVGDTRLDRVFRMAHEPYADELVSTFCANAPIFIGGSVWPEDVRLLKPSLKNLLERSWKLILVPHKIRKKDLEIIERTFENCTERYSQFENLETTRVLILDQVGQLARIYKYATLAYVGGGFGKGIHNILEPASFGIPVCFGPNYHKFPEAKELLERGLAFTLDYPPELIGITTQIQGRSALLKEKILTYIAENLGASDQIFIHLQADLKHWQKHT; this comes from the coding sequence ATGTTAGTTGCATACCGGATTTTGAGTTTCCTTTATTTTAAAGCCATTCGCCTGGCTGCTTTCTTTTTGCCGGATGCTAAAGCATTTGTAGAAGGTCGAAAAAATTGGGAACTCGGTTTTACAAATTTCAACGCACGTTATCCATTACATGAAAGACCTCGATTATGGGTCCATGCCGCATCTTTAGGTGAATTGGAACAAGGTCGCGAATTAATTGAAAAAATCCGTTCTGAATTTCCGGATTACCTCCTTATTCTGAGTTTTTTTTCACCTTCTGGTTACCAAAAAAGAAAAGATTACGATCAGGTAGATTATGTATGTTATTTTCCTTCAGACATTGGCGCAGATGTGAACAATTTTTTAGATCTTTTGAATCCACAACTTGTTATTTTTATCAAATATGAATTTTGGTTTACAACTTTGTCGCAATTGCACAAAAGAAATATTCCTTATTTTTTTATAGCCGCCATTTTTAGAAAAAATCATTATTTGTTAAGGCCATTTTTTAGAAGCTTGCTCCGAAAGGTCATGCAAGCAAAACATGTCTTTCTACAAGATGAACAAAGCAAAGCATATCTTTTAAGCAAGGGTTATATGCATAGTACTGTCGTTGGTGATACCCGGCTGGACAGGGTCTTTAGAATGGCCCATGAACCATATGCAGATGAGCTTGTATCAACTTTTTGTGCAAATGCTCCCATTTTTATCGGAGGTAGCGTTTGGCCGGAAGACGTCCGACTTTTAAAACCAAGTCTCAAAAACCTTTTGGAAAGATCCTGGAAACTCATCCTCGTTCCTCACAAAATCCGCAAAAAAGATTTGGAGATAATAGAACGCACATTTGAAAATTGTACAGAAAGATACAGCCAATTCGAAAATTTAGAAACGACCAGGGTTTTAATCCTCGACCAGGTAGGCCAATTGGCCCGAATCTACAAATATGCCACACTTGCTTATGTGGGCGGTGGTTTCGGTAAGGGCATTCACAATATTTTGGAACCCGCCAGTTTTGGAATTCCGGTTTGTTTTGGACCGAATTATCATAAGTTTCCTGAAGCAAAAGAACTTTTGGAAAGAGGCCTGGCATTTACCTTGGATTACCCGCCCGAACTTATAGGCATCACGACTCAAATTCAGGGCCGGTCAGCACTTTTGAAAGAGAAAATCCTAACGTACATTGCAGAAAATTTGGGGGCAAGTGATCAAATTTTTATCCATTTACAAGCAGACTTAAAGCATTGGCAAAAGCACACATAA
- the rfbB gene encoding dTDP-glucose 4,6-dehydratase, whose protein sequence is MSILQKRILITGGAGFIGSHLVRRFVNNYPDDEIFNLDQLTYAGNLENLKDIESSPNYHFIKADINELDDLKKIFDSNLITDVIHLAAESHVDRSIQDPTAFMKTNILGTLNLLLCARDFWKHKMVGHKFYHVSTDEVYGSLGETGAFTEQTAYDPRSPYSASKAGSDHMVRAFYHTYHLPVIVSNCSNNYGPNQFPEKLIPLIINNIIHKRELPVYGQGLNVRDWLWVKDHVAAIDLLFHEAKVGETYNIGGECEKTNIDLVQMICDLMDLKLGHVQGTSRQLIRFVKDRPGHDLRYAIDASKIKNDFGWKPSLAIEEGLSATIDWYLQNEDWLKNVTSGAYMDYYNHHYSK, encoded by the coding sequence ATGAGCATTTTACAAAAAAGAATTTTAATTACCGGAGGGGCCGGTTTCATAGGATCGCACCTCGTAAGAAGGTTTGTAAATAATTATCCGGATGATGAAATCTTTAATTTAGATCAGCTCACTTATGCCGGAAATCTGGAGAATCTGAAAGACATAGAATCATCTCCCAACTATCATTTTATCAAAGCCGATATCAATGAGCTTGACGATCTCAAAAAAATTTTTGATTCCAATCTTATTACGGATGTCATTCATCTAGCGGCAGAATCGCATGTCGACCGATCTATACAGGATCCAACGGCATTTATGAAGACCAACATACTCGGTACTTTAAACCTATTGTTATGCGCTCGCGATTTTTGGAAACATAAAATGGTTGGACATAAATTTTACCACGTGAGTACGGATGAAGTATATGGATCGCTGGGCGAAACGGGAGCATTTACAGAACAAACTGCTTATGATCCCCGGTCGCCATATTCAGCTTCAAAAGCAGGATCAGACCATATGGTTCGCGCTTTTTATCATACCTACCATTTGCCGGTCATTGTGTCCAACTGCTCCAACAATTATGGACCGAATCAGTTTCCCGAAAAGTTGATACCACTTATTATCAATAATATTATTCATAAAAGAGAGTTGCCGGTTTATGGCCAGGGTTTGAACGTACGAGATTGGTTATGGGTAAAAGATCATGTTGCCGCCATCGATCTGCTGTTTCATGAAGCAAAAGTTGGAGAGACGTATAATATTGGCGGGGAGTGTGAAAAAACAAATATTGATTTGGTGCAGATGATATGTGACCTCATGGATCTCAAATTGGGGCATGTTCAAGGAACTTCCAGACAATTGATCCGATTTGTAAAAGATCGGCCGGGTCACGATTTGAGATATGCGATCGATGCCTCAAAAATTAAAAATGACTTTGGCTGGAAACCAAGTCTGGCCATAGAGGAAGGATTGTCGGCGACGATCGATTGGTATCTTCAGAACGAAGACTGGTTGAAAAATGTAACTTCAGGCGCCTATATGGATTATTATAATCATCACTATTCGAAATAA
- a CDS encoding SDR family oxidoreductase, with translation MSPSKILITGAAGFIGSHLCDRFIREGYQVIGMDNLITGSLTNIEHLFKLKAFEFYHHDVSKFVHVPGKLDYILHFASPASPIDYLKMPIQTLKVGSLGTHNLLGLAKEKKARILIASTSEVYGDPLIHPQTEDYWGNVNPIGPRGVYDEAKRFQEAITMAYHRYHGLETRIVRIFNTYGPRMRVDDGRVLPAFFKQAIQGEDLSIFGDGSQTRSFCYVDDLVEGIYRLLLSDFAMPVNLGNPQEITIREFAEEILRLVIGSPSKISYHPLPEDDPKQRRPDIQLAQNLLQWAPKVDRKQGLAMTYEYFKEVLGPKAS, from the coding sequence ATGAGCCCATCAAAAATTTTAATTACCGGTGCAGCCGGGTTTATTGGTTCACACCTATGTGATCGATTCATTCGCGAAGGCTACCAGGTTATCGGGATGGATAATCTTATCACCGGTTCGCTGACCAATATTGAGCATCTTTTTAAATTGAAAGCATTCGAATTTTACCATCACGACGTTAGCAAATTTGTGCATGTGCCTGGTAAACTCGACTATATTTTGCATTTTGCATCTCCGGCTTCGCCGATAGATTATTTAAAGATGCCTATCCAAACTCTGAAAGTTGGGTCATTGGGTACTCATAATTTACTTGGCCTGGCAAAGGAGAAAAAGGCTAGGATACTTATTGCATCAACGTCTGAGGTATATGGGGACCCCCTCATTCATCCACAAACAGAAGATTATTGGGGCAATGTAAACCCCATTGGTCCGCGGGGTGTGTATGATGAAGCTAAAAGATTTCAGGAAGCCATCACGATGGCCTATCACCGATATCATGGGTTAGAAACGCGTATCGTTCGAATTTTTAATACCTATGGCCCGCGTATGCGCGTTGATGATGGCAGGGTCTTGCCTGCATTTTTCAAGCAAGCGATCCAGGGAGAAGATCTCAGCATCTTTGGTGATGGCTCTCAGACCAGGTCGTTTTGTTATGTCGATGATTTGGTGGAAGGGATTTACAGATTGTTATTAAGCGATTTTGCGATGCCCGTGAATTTGGGGAATCCTCAGGAAATCACCATTCGCGAATTCGCCGAAGAAATTCTCAGATTGGTTATTGGCAGTCCTTCCAAAATAAGCTACCATCCGCTTCCGGAAGACGATCCTAAACAAAGACGGCCCGATATCCAACTTGCGCAAAATTTATTGCAGTGGGCTCCTAAAGTTGACCGGAAACAAGGTCTGGCAATGACTTATGAATATTTTAAAGAAGTTTTAGGTCCAAAAGCATCATGA
- a CDS encoding IS66 family transposase zinc-finger binding domain-containing protein has product MKINCDLVVVIQDSNKEITNEYLLTQIAEYKKENEYLRQELAQLKRFIFGAKSERFISNEPPLPPNTLFTQVNEEEQPLENLTERITHTREKAVHKRGGRKELPDHLRREVIVLEPEGKTDDMKCIGKNVTEELEYIPGVIYVNRYERPKYKDPKSEKIIIAPMPSRVVDKCIAGPDFMAYAIIGKYLDHNPYYRFLQQLKKNASSGYPSIDFWRLGQSICQCIGAHFWCSSKRSSIR; this is encoded by the coding sequence TTGAAAATAAATTGCGATCTTGTTGTTGTGATACAAGATTCAAATAAAGAAATTACAAATGAATATTTGCTTACGCAAATTGCAGAATACAAGAAGGAAAACGAATACTTACGCCAAGAATTAGCGCAATTAAAACGATTCATATTTGGAGCAAAATCGGAGCGATTCATAAGCAACGAACCACCTCTCCCACCGAATACATTATTTACACAAGTGAACGAGGAGGAGCAACCATTAGAAAATTTAACTGAAAGAATAACCCACACCAGAGAAAAGGCAGTACACAAACGCGGAGGAAGGAAAGAACTGCCAGATCACTTAAGGCGAGAAGTCATTGTACTGGAGCCAGAGGGGAAAACGGATGATATGAAATGTATTGGCAAAAATGTCACTGAAGAATTGGAGTACATTCCAGGAGTCATCTATGTCAATCGCTACGAAAGGCCTAAATACAAAGACCCAAAGTCAGAAAAAATAATCATTGCTCCGATGCCTTCGAGAGTAGTTGATAAATGCATAGCTGGTCCAGATTTTATGGCTTATGCTATTATTGGAAAGTATTTGGATCATAACCCATATTATAGATTCCTCCAACAACTCAAAAAGAATGCATCAAGTGGATATCCCTCGATCGACTTTTGGAGGCTGGGGCAGTCAATATGTCAATGCATTGGAGCCCATTTTTGGTGCTCATCAAAAAGAAGTTCTATCCGCTAA
- a CDS encoding IS66 family transposase: MHQVDIPRSTFGGWGSQYVNALEPIFGAHQKEVLSANYLQTDESPIKVQSDEVKGKCHLGYMWVSRDPQKNLVLFTYQKGRSAEYFNNHIQGFRGKLQTDGYSVYESCENNPDFIMFSCWAHARSYFEQALDNDKQRADYVLRQIQILYKIEESAKEQKLSKEERQKWRQENAIPVLNTIKEFLDKNVESILPASAIGKAFGYAIKRWDKLLAYTVHGEVEIDNKLIENAIRPLALGRKNYLFAGSEESAQRSAMVYSLFATCKLHDINPYDWLTDVFHRIKDHPINRISELLPQNWCRSIAKENIDIVA, translated from the coding sequence ATGCATCAAGTGGATATCCCTCGATCGACTTTTGGAGGCTGGGGCAGTCAATATGTCAATGCATTGGAGCCCATTTTTGGTGCTCATCAAAAAGAAGTTCTATCCGCTAATTATTTACAAACGGATGAAAGCCCAATCAAAGTGCAATCAGATGAAGTAAAAGGAAAATGTCATTTAGGATATATGTGGGTCAGCAGAGATCCACAAAAAAATTTAGTCTTATTTACTTATCAAAAAGGTAGGTCCGCAGAATATTTTAATAATCATATCCAGGGATTTAGAGGTAAGTTACAAACAGATGGTTATAGCGTTTATGAATCCTGTGAAAATAATCCAGATTTTATTATGTTCAGTTGCTGGGCACATGCCAGAAGTTATTTTGAACAAGCACTTGATAATGACAAACAGCGCGCAGATTACGTGTTAAGGCAAATCCAAATTCTTTATAAAATTGAGGAATCTGCCAAAGAACAAAAACTATCCAAAGAAGAACGACAAAAATGGCGACAGGAAAATGCCATTCCGGTTTTGAATACTATTAAAGAATTTCTTGATAAAAATGTAGAGTCTATACTTCCAGCCAGTGCAATTGGAAAAGCCTTTGGATATGCAATCAAACGATGGGATAAGCTACTGGCATATACAGTTCATGGTGAAGTAGAAATTGATAATAAGCTTATAGAAAATGCTATCCGTCCTTTGGCTCTGGGTAGAAAGAATTATTTGTTTGCAGGTTCTGAGGAATCAGCCCAAAGATCGGCTATGGTTTATTCCTTGTTTGCTACTTGCAAGCTCCATGACATTAACCCATATGATTGGTTAACCGATGTCTTCCACAGAATTAAGGATCATCCTATAAATCGTATCTCAGAACTACTTCCGCAGAATTGGTGCAGGTCAATCGCGAAGGAAAACATTGACATTGTTGCCTAA
- the tnpB gene encoding IS66 family insertion sequence element accessory protein TnpB: MIPFTCGHRYFLYTGITDFRKSYDGLFGIIKSIMQSNPLSGDVYLFTNKRRNQIRMMVYDTGGLVLLSKRLDRGTFEIMESQTNHIKLNISWTQLMCIMQGIKLNSIRYRKRHIIGEKYLKNNYVN; encoded by the coding sequence TTGATTCCGTTTACTTGCGGACACCGGTATTTTCTATATACCGGTATTACAGATTTCCGCAAAAGTTATGACGGACTGTTTGGAATTATTAAATCAATCATGCAAAGTAATCCATTGAGCGGTGACGTATATCTATTTACTAATAAACGGCGTAATCAAATACGGATGATGGTTTACGATACCGGAGGATTAGTATTATTGAGCAAGCGTTTAGATAGAGGTACCTTTGAAATTATGGAATCGCAAACTAATCATATAAAATTGAACATCAGTTGGACGCAATTAATGTGTATCATGCAGGGCATTAAATTGAACAGTATTCGTTATAGAAAGAGACATATAATTGGCGAAAAATATTTGAAAAATAATTATGTAAATTGA